One genomic segment of Panicum virgatum strain AP13 chromosome 2N, P.virgatum_v5, whole genome shotgun sequence includes these proteins:
- the LOC120661087 gene encoding uncharacterized protein LOC120661087, with protein MSVRIKAVVDRFVKELQEALDADIQDRVMKEREMQSYIDEREREVAEREAAWKAELSRREAEIARQEARLKMEKENLEKEKSVLMGTASSQDNQDGALEITVSGEKYRCLRFSKAKK; from the exons ATGTCGGTGCGGATCAAGGCGGTGGTGGACCGGTTCGTGAAGGAGCTGCAGGAGGCGCTGGACGCGGACATCCAGGACCGCGTCATGAAGGAGCGCGAGATGCAGAGCTACATCGATGAGCGCGAGCGCGAGGTCGCCGAGCGGGAGGCCGCGTGGAAGGCCGAGCTCTCCCGCCGCGAG GCAGAGATTGCACGGCAAGAGGCCAGGCTGAAGATGGAAAAGGAAAACCTGGAGAAGGAAAAGAGCGTCCTCATGGGAACTGCTTCCAGCCAAGACAACCAAGATGGAGCCCTTGAAATCACCGTCAGTGGCGAGAAGTACAGGTGCCTTCGTTTCTCCaaggcaaagaaatga
- the LOC120661085 gene encoding AT-hook motif nuclear-localized protein 10-like isoform X3, with translation MMEVRPSSEQGVMPAREPFGLPKNPPTPPSSGGLQSLRMAFTTDGTPVFATYQPLGGGAPPSLAAAGGNGGAPVHPAPAGAGEPVSKKKRGRPRKYGPDGSMSLALVPASMASAPGSAAPGASGPFSPEGAKTPNTAPSASPDGAKKRGRPKGSTNKKHVPALGNIGSAGAGFTPHVIFVKTGEDVSAKIMSFSQHGTRAVCILSANGAISNVTLRQSATSGGTVTYEGRFEILSLSGSFLVSENGGHRSRTGGLSVSLAGPDGRVLGGSVAGLLTAASPVQIVAGSFNTHGKKEPPKQQQQLAPSPSDTSPAPLKVAPAAAPSSPPSRGTMSLSESSGGPPSPPHAGASASTGGGSHGQQQHQSSGGFSGASWK, from the exons ATGATGGAGGTGAGGCCGTCTTCGGAGCAAGGGGTGATGCCGGCAAGGGAGCCGTTCGGGCTCCCGAAAaacccgccgacgccgccgtcctccggcGGCCTGCAGAGCCTGCGCATGGCGTTCACCACGGACGGCACCCCCGTCTTCGCC acgtacCAGCCCTTGGGTGGCGGGGCCCCTCCTAGCTTGGCTGCCGCAGGAGGCAATGGCGGAGCGCCGGTGCACCCGGCTCCCGCTGGCGCTGGTGAGCCGGTGTCCAAGAAGAAGCGTGGCCGGCCAAGGAAGTACGGCCCCGACGGCTCCATGTCGCTGGCATTGGTGCCCGCGTCGATGGCTTCGGCGCCGGGGTCCGCGGCTCCCGGCGCCTCCGGGCCTTTCTCGCCTGAAGGCGCCAAGACGCCGAACACTGCGCCGTCAGCGTCGCCGGACGGGGCGAAGAAGCGGGGCCGGCCGAAGGGCTCCACCAACAAGAAGCACGTGCCTGCTCTTGGTAATATTG GCTCAGCAGGGGCTGGATTTACACCTCATGTTATTTTTGTTAAAACCGGCGAG GACGTGTCAGCAAAGATCATGTCGTTCTCTCAGCACGGGACGCGCGCGGTCTGCATCCTCTCAGCAAATGGCGCCATATCAAATGTGACGCTTCGGCAGTCTGCTACCTCTGGTGGAACGGTGACATACGAG GGCCGGTTCGAGATACTGTCCCTGTCCGGGTCGTTTCTTGTGTCGGAGAACGGCGGCCATCGCAGTCGAACCGGTGGGCTCAGCGTTTCGCTAGCAGGGCCTGATGGCCGTGTCCTGGGGGGTAGTGTCGCCGGACTTCTCACAGCTGCTTCACCAGTACAG ATCGTAGCGGGGAGCTTCAACACCCATGGAAAGAAGGAACcgccgaagcagcagcagcagcttgctcCGTCGCCGTCAGACACATCACCGGCGCCGCTAAAggtcgcgccggcggcggcgccgagcagcCCGCCGTCCAGAGGCACGATGAGCCTGAGCGAGTCGTCCGGCGGGCCCCCGAGCCCGCCGCACGCAGGCGCCAGCgccagcaccggcggcggcagccacgggcagcagcagcaccagtcGTCAGGGGGCTTCTCCGGCGCGTCCTGGAAATGA
- the LOC120661089 gene encoding splicing factor U2af small subunit A-like, translating to MAEHLASIFGTEKDRVNCPFYFKIGACRHGDRCSRLHNKPSISPTLLLCNMYQRPDMITPGVDAQGNPIDPERIQEDFEDFYEDIFEELSKHGEIDSLHVCDNLADHMIGNVYVQFREEEQAARALQGLQGRYYSGRPIIAEFSPVTDFREATCRQFEEHSCNRGGYCNFMHVKQVGRDLRRKLFGHLHRSRRSHSRSSRSPSPYRHRRSSSRSRDRDDDYDYYYHYRSGSGSRRSSERHRSHDSDGSRRRRGRSRSRSPVREGSEERRARIEQWNREREAAQV from the coding sequence ATGGCTGAGCACCTGGCGTCCATCTTTGGCACGGAGAAGGACCGCGTGAACTGCCCCTTCTACTTCAAGATCGGCGCGTGCCGGCACGGCGACCGGTGCTCCCGCCTGCACAACAAGCCGTCCATCTCGCCGACGCTGCTGCTCTGCAACATGTACCAGCGCCCGGACATGATCACCCCGGGCGTGGACGCGCAGGGCAACCCCATCGACCCGGAGCGGATCCAGGAGGACTTCGAGGACTTCTACGAGGACATCTTCGAGGAGCTGAGCAAGCACGGCGAGATCGATAGCCTCCACGTCTGCGACAACCTCGCCGACCACATGATCGGGAACGTGTACGTGCAGTTCCGCGAGGAGGAGCAGGCCGCCCGCGCGCTGCAGGGGCTGCAGGGCCGCTACTACTCGGGCCGCCCCATCATCGCCGAGTTCTCACCGGTCACGGACTTCCGGGAGGCCACCTGCCGCCAGTTCGAGGAGCACAGCTGCAACCGCGGCGGCTACTGCAACTTCATGCACGTGAAGCAGGTCGGCCGGGACCTGCGGCGGAAGCTGTTCGGCCACCTGCACCGGTCCCGCCGGAGCCACAGCCGGAGCAGCCGCAGCCCGAGCCCGTaccgccaccgccggagctcgTCGCGGTCGAGGGACCGCGACGACGACTACGACTACTACTACCACTACCGTAGTGGCAGtggcagccggaggagcagcgaGAGGCACCGCAGCCACGACAGCGacgggagccgccgccggcgcgggcggtcGAGGAGCCGGAGCCCGGTGAGGGAAGGCAGCGAGGAGCGGAGGGCGCGGATCGAGCAGTGGAACCGCGAGAGGGAGGCCGCGCAGGTGTGA
- the LOC120661085 gene encoding AT-hook motif nuclear-localized protein 10-like isoform X2 has product MMEVRPSSEQGVMPAREPFGLPKNPPTPPSSGGLQSLRMAFTTDGTPVFAPVSSAPPATATYQPLGGGAPPSLAAAGGNGGAPVHPAPAGAGEPVSKKKRGRPRKYGPDGSMSLALVPASMASAPGSAAPGASGPFSPEGAKTPNTAPSASPDGAKKRGRPKGSTNKKHVPALGSAGAGFTPHVIFVKTGEDVSAKIMSFSQHGTRAVCILSANGAISNVTLRQSATSGGTVTYEGRFEILSLSGSFLVSENGGHRSRTGGLSVSLAGPDGRVLGGSVAGLLTAASPVQIVAGSFNTHGKKEPPKQQQQLAPSPSDTSPAPLKVAPAAAPSSPPSRGTMSLSESSGGPPSPPHAGASASTGGGSHGQQQHQSSGGFSGASWK; this is encoded by the exons ATGATGGAGGTGAGGCCGTCTTCGGAGCAAGGGGTGATGCCGGCAAGGGAGCCGTTCGGGCTCCCGAAAaacccgccgacgccgccgtcctccggcGGCCTGCAGAGCCTGCGCATGGCGTTCACCACGGACGGCACCCCCGTCTTCGCCCCGgtgagctccgcgccgccggcgacggcgacgtacCAGCCCTTGGGTGGCGGGGCCCCTCCTAGCTTGGCTGCCGCAGGAGGCAATGGCGGAGCGCCGGTGCACCCGGCTCCCGCTGGCGCTGGTGAGCCGGTGTCCAAGAAGAAGCGTGGCCGGCCAAGGAAGTACGGCCCCGACGGCTCCATGTCGCTGGCATTGGTGCCCGCGTCGATGGCTTCGGCGCCGGGGTCCGCGGCTCCCGGCGCCTCCGGGCCTTTCTCGCCTGAAGGCGCCAAGACGCCGAACACTGCGCCGTCAGCGTCGCCGGACGGGGCGAAGAAGCGGGGCCGGCCGAAGGGCTCCACCAACAAGAAGCACGTGCCTGCTCTTG GCTCAGCAGGGGCTGGATTTACACCTCATGTTATTTTTGTTAAAACCGGCGAG GACGTGTCAGCAAAGATCATGTCGTTCTCTCAGCACGGGACGCGCGCGGTCTGCATCCTCTCAGCAAATGGCGCCATATCAAATGTGACGCTTCGGCAGTCTGCTACCTCTGGTGGAACGGTGACATACGAG GGCCGGTTCGAGATACTGTCCCTGTCCGGGTCGTTTCTTGTGTCGGAGAACGGCGGCCATCGCAGTCGAACCGGTGGGCTCAGCGTTTCGCTAGCAGGGCCTGATGGCCGTGTCCTGGGGGGTAGTGTCGCCGGACTTCTCACAGCTGCTTCACCAGTACAG ATCGTAGCGGGGAGCTTCAACACCCATGGAAAGAAGGAACcgccgaagcagcagcagcagcttgctcCGTCGCCGTCAGACACATCACCGGCGCCGCTAAAggtcgcgccggcggcggcgccgagcagcCCGCCGTCCAGAGGCACGATGAGCCTGAGCGAGTCGTCCGGCGGGCCCCCGAGCCCGCCGCACGCAGGCGCCAGCgccagcaccggcggcggcagccacgggcagcagcagcaccagtcGTCAGGGGGCTTCTCCGGCGCGTCCTGGAAATGA
- the LOC120658901 gene encoding uncharacterized protein LOC120658901, producing the protein MRATNYQRLSVAPEPEPEGGARAGAARAWEALRRAAAGVARLYAARRRWAARRLWGGRRAALPLRAKAAAARYEYDSASYARNFDDGAWMADEGVSWAPGTRGRSARAGSPLSSDS; encoded by the coding sequence ATGCGGGCCACGAACTACCAGAGGCTGTCGGtggcgccggagccggagccggagggtggcgcgcgcgccggcgccgcgaggGCGTGGGAGGCCCTGCGGCGAGCCGCCGCGGGGGTGGCCCGGCTGtacgccgcgcggcggcgctgggcggccCGGAGGCTGTGGGGCGGCAGGAGGGCGGCGTTGCCGTTGcgggcgaaggcggcggcggcgaggtacgAGTACGACTCGGCCAGCTACGCGCGCAACTTTGACGACGGGGCGTGGATGGCCGACGAGGGCGTGTCCTGGGCTCCTGGCACGCGCGGTCGTTCGGCGCGTGCAGGCTCGCCGCTGTCCAGTGATTCATGA
- the LOC120661085 gene encoding AT-hook motif nuclear-localized protein 10-like isoform X4 yields the protein MMEVRPSSEQGVMPAREPFGLPKNPPTPPSSGGLQSLRMAFTTDGTPVFAPVSSAPPATATYQPLGGGAPPSLAAAGGNGGAPVHPAPAGAGEPVSKKKRGRPRKYGPDGSMSLALVPASMASAPGSAAPGASGPFSPEGAKTPNTAPSASPDGAKKRGRPKGSTNKKHVPALGNIGSAGAGFTPHVIFVKTGEDVSAKIMSFSQHGTRAVCILSANGAISNVTLRQSATSGGTVTYEGRFEILSLSGSFLVSENGGHRSRTGGLSVSLAGPDGRVLGGSVAGLLTAASPVQRCLLGICIGDCCSLAG from the exons ATGATGGAGGTGAGGCCGTCTTCGGAGCAAGGGGTGATGCCGGCAAGGGAGCCGTTCGGGCTCCCGAAAaacccgccgacgccgccgtcctccggcGGCCTGCAGAGCCTGCGCATGGCGTTCACCACGGACGGCACCCCCGTCTTCGCCCCGgtgagctccgcgccgccggcgacggcgacgtacCAGCCCTTGGGTGGCGGGGCCCCTCCTAGCTTGGCTGCCGCAGGAGGCAATGGCGGAGCGCCGGTGCACCCGGCTCCCGCTGGCGCTGGTGAGCCGGTGTCCAAGAAGAAGCGTGGCCGGCCAAGGAAGTACGGCCCCGACGGCTCCATGTCGCTGGCATTGGTGCCCGCGTCGATGGCTTCGGCGCCGGGGTCCGCGGCTCCCGGCGCCTCCGGGCCTTTCTCGCCTGAAGGCGCCAAGACGCCGAACACTGCGCCGTCAGCGTCGCCGGACGGGGCGAAGAAGCGGGGCCGGCCGAAGGGCTCCACCAACAAGAAGCACGTGCCTGCTCTTGGTAATATTG GCTCAGCAGGGGCTGGATTTACACCTCATGTTATTTTTGTTAAAACCGGCGAG GACGTGTCAGCAAAGATCATGTCGTTCTCTCAGCACGGGACGCGCGCGGTCTGCATCCTCTCAGCAAATGGCGCCATATCAAATGTGACGCTTCGGCAGTCTGCTACCTCTGGTGGAACGGTGACATACGAG GGCCGGTTCGAGATACTGTCCCTGTCCGGGTCGTTTCTTGTGTCGGAGAACGGCGGCCATCGCAGTCGAACCGGTGGGCTCAGCGTTTCGCTAGCAGGGCCTGATGGCCGTGTCCTGGGGGGTAGTGTCGCCGGACTTCTCACAGCTGCTTCACCAGTACAG CGCTGTTTGCTAGGCATTTGCATTGGTGACTGCTGTTCTCTGGCTGGTTAA
- the LOC120661088 gene encoding protein PIN-LIKES 3-like codes for MGLLQLFTTACVPVFNMLLVTGVGSFLATDFAGLLSKEARKHLNNIVFYVFNPSLVAIYLAKTITMESLAKLWFMPVNILLAFIFGLFFGWIVVKVTRAPAKLRGLILGCCSAGNLGNIFLIIIPALCKEKGSPFGNPDVCQTYGLAYSSLSMAIGAVFLWSIVYNIVRVTSNVTEGDGSAQTKVLISGSATDNIAEESSSASNDHIDECTLPLISTNTPPTKYKVPLVERTWKFLSSAFKTVDLKKLFAPSTIAVIVGFIIGGTPFIRNAIIGDTAPLRVLQESAELIGGGAIPSVTLIMGANLLNGVRGRGSVQPSVIAGVVVVRYVLLPLLGTALVKGAVRLGLVQPDPLYQFILHLQYAVPPAMNIGTIMQLFGVGESECSVIFVWVYALASVSVTVWSAFFMWTLS; via the exons ATGGGTCTCTTACAGCTCTTCACCACAGCATGTGTGCCAGTATTTAATATGCTTCTGGTGACTGGTGTTGGGTCGTTCTTAGCAACTGATTTTGCTGGCTTACTAAGCAAAGAAGCAAGAAAACATTTGAACAAT ATAGTATTTTACGTATTCAATCCATCCCTTGTTGCAATCTATTTGGCAAAAACAATCACCATGGAAAGCTTGGCTAAACT GTGGTTTATGCCAGTGAATATTCTTCTAGCTTTTATCTTCGGTTTATTCTTCGGATGGATAGTGGTAAAAGTTACAAGAGCGCCTGCGAAGTTAAGAGGCCTCATTTTGGGTTGTTGTTCTGCTG GCAATTTGGGCAATAtctttctcatcatcattccaGCTCTTTGCAAAGAGAAGGGAAGCCCGTTTGGAAACCCTGATGTTTGCCAGACTTATGGACTAGCATATTCTTCACTGTCAATGGCT ATTGGAGCTGTGTTTCTATGGTCGATTGTGTATAATATTGTCCGTGTCACGTCGAATGTGACCGAAGGAGATGGCAGTGCTCAAACAAAAGTGTTAATTTCAGGAAGTGCTACAGATAATATTGCAGAAGAGAGCTCCTCAGCCTCAAATGATCACATCGATGAATGTACACTGCCATTGATATCCACAAACACACCTCCAACCAAATATAAG GTTCCGTTGGTGGAGAGAACGTGGAAGTTTTTGTCATCAGCTTTCAAAACAGTTGACTTGAAGAAGCTCTTTGCTCCTTCAACCATAGCAGTG ATTGTTGGGTTCATTATTGGAGGAACACCTTTCATCAGAAATGCTATAATCGGAGACACTGCCCCTCTTCGTGTATTGCAGGAATCCGCTGAATTGATAGG CGGAGGGGCAATTCCATCTGTCACATTGATAATGGGAGCAAACCTTCTCAACG GAGTACGAGGTCGAGGAAGCGTCCAGCCGTCGGTGATTGCCGGCGTCGTGGTTGTCAGATACGTCCTGCTCCCTCTGCTCGGCACCGCGCTGGTGAAGGGAGCCGTCCGACTGGGCCTCGTCCAGCCGGACCCTCTGTACCAGTTCATCCTCCACCTGCAGTACGCCGTGCCGCCCGCGATGAACATCG ggACTATAATGCAGCTGTTCGGCGTGGGGGAGAGCGAGTGCTCCGTGATCTTCGTGTGGGTGTACGCGCTCGCGTCCGTGTCCGTCACCGTCTGGTCCGCCTTCTTCATGTGGACGCTGTCGTGA
- the LOC120661091 gene encoding putative wall-associated receptor kinase-like 16, whose product MELPRVPLILLAAWALAAAAADVPAARSPGCATTCGDIAVPYPFGLDPQCAINAEFRVNCTTVGGATKLFHGTLEVIRFSVPEGKAWLKTFISRQCYDQATATVFYNNAWMNIGNLPYVLSADENKVIVLGCRSMAYMLSDTYIIGCLSTCDEPLRNGSCSRTVGCCQADLPRGVRYYEGFFNSFYNTTAIWRQTPCNYVTVMEMAAFNFSTTYLTTRVFYDADDSRTPVVMEWGITRETCQQAKINRTAPYACVSDHSDCVDGDAGYRCRCSDGFRGNPYIQDGCKDIDECLDNVTYPCAGICENTLGNFTCSCPRGRDMVNGVCVKNRRSTWMAPVVGASVGLVALVIGITCAYLVRERRKLHRVKQRYFRQHGGLLLFEEMKSQQGVAFKIFSEEELQQATNMFEAQQVLGHGGHGTVYRGVLKSGVVVAVKRCTTIDEQQKKEFGREMLILSQINHKNIVKLLGCCLEVEVPMLVYEFIPNGTLFDLIRGDHTRHISLNTRLRIAYESAEALAYLHSCASPPILHGDVKSTNILLDGDYTARVSDFGASILAPNDKSQFVTVVQGTCGYLDPEYMQTYELTDKSDVYSFGVVLLELLTRKKAFNLEGPEQDKSLSMVFICAMKENKLEDILDDQIKNDENMEYLEEIAELARQCLEMSGVNRPSIKEVADKLDRLRKVMQHPWAHEDPEELDRLLGEPSVVNSAGTTGNFSMTNKAAMGLESGR is encoded by the exons ATGGAGTTGCCACGGGTTCCGCTCATCCTTCTGGCCGCGtgggcgctcgccgccgcggcggcggacgtCCCCGCGGCGCGCAGCCCTGGCTGCGCGACGACGTGCGGCGACATCGCCGTCCCGTACCCGTTCGGGCTGGACCCGCAGTGCGCCATCAACGCCGAGTTCCGGGTCAACTGCAccaccgtcggcggcgccaCCAAGCTCTTCCACGGCACCCTGGAGGTGATCCGGTTCTCCGTGCCCGAGGGCAAGGCCTGGCTCAAGACCTtcatctcccggcagtgctacGACCAAGCCACGGCCACCGTGTTCTACAACAACGCGTGGATGAACATCGGCAACCTGCCCTACGTGCTCTCGGCGGACGAGAACAAGGTCATCGTCCTCGGCTGCCGGAGCATGGCCTACATGCTCAGCGACACG TACATCATCGGCTGCCTGTCGACGTGCGACGAGCCACTCAGGAACGGCTCGTGCTCCCGCACAGTTGGGTGCTGCCAGGCGGATCTGCCCCGAGGCGTCCGGTACTACGAGGGCTTCTTCAACTCCTTCTACAACACCACCGCGATATGGAGGCAGACCCCTTGCAACTACGTCACCGTGATGGAGATggcggccttcaacttcagcaCCACCTACCTGACCACGAGGGTGTTctacgacgccgacgactcgaGGACCCCGGTTGTGATGGAGTGGGGGATCACACGGGAGACATGCCAGCAGGCCAAGATCAACAGGACCGCGCCCTACGCGTGCGTCAGCGACCACAGCGACTgcgtcgacggcgacgccggCTACCGCTGCCGGTGCTCCGACGGATTCAGAGGCAACCCGTACATCCAAGACGGATGCAAAG ATATCGATGAGTGCCTGGACAATGTCACTTACCCCTGCGCTGGGATATGTGAAAATACGCTGGGGAATTTCACATGCTCCTGCCCGCGAGGGCGAGACATGGTCAATGGCGTTTGCGTGAAAAATCGAAGGTCAACTTGGATGGCGCCGGTTGTAG GTGCGAGTGTTGGCCTTGTGGCTCTTGTGATCGGCATCACCTGTGCGTACCTGGTCAGAGAGAGGCGAAAGCTACACCGCGTCAAGCAGCGGTACTTCCGGCAGCATGGCGGCCTGCTTCTGTTCGAGGAGATGAAGTCGCAGCAGGGCGTCGCGTTCAAGATCTTCTCCGAGGAAGAGCTGCAGCAGGCCACCAACATGTTCGAGGCGCAGCAGGTCCTCGGTCATGGGGGCCACGGAACCGTCTACAGGGGAGTTCTGAAGAGCGGCGTCGTGGTAGCGGTGAAGAGGTGCACGACGATCGACGagcagcagaagaaagagttcgGCAGGGAGATGCTGATCCTATCCCAGATCAACCACAAGAACATCGTCAAGCTCCTCGGCTGCTGCCTCGAAGTCGAGGTCCCCATGCTGGTGTACGAGTTCATCCCGAACGGCACGCTGTTCGACCTCATCCGTGGAGACCACACTCGCCACATTTCCTTGAACACTCGCTTGAGGATTGCTTACGAGTCCGCTGAGGCGTTGGCCTACCTCCACTCTTGCGCATCGCCGCCGATCCTCCACGGCGATGTCAAGTCGACGAACATCCTTCTAGATGGTGACTACACAGCAAGAGTCTCCGACTTTGGCGCGTCCATCCTAGCGCCAAATGACAAGTCACAGTTCGTCACTGTTGTCCAAGGGACTTGTGGGTACCTCGACCCGGAGTACATGCAGACATACGAACTAACAGACAAGAGCGATGTGTACAGTTTTGGAGTAGTTCTCCTAGAGTTGCTCACGCGCAAGAAGGCATTCAACCTTGAAGGACCTGAGCAGGACAAGAGCCTGTCAATGGTTTTTATATGTGCAATGAAGGAAAACAAGCTCGAGGATATCCTGGATGATCAGATCAAGAACGATGAGAACATGGAGTACCTTGAGGAGATTGCGGAGTTAGCGAGGCAGTGCTTGGAGATGAGTGGTGTGAATAGGCCGTCAATTAAGGAAGTTGCAGATAAGCTTGATAGGCTGAGAAAGGTCATGCAGCATCCATGGGCACATGAGGATCCTGAAGAGCTGGACAGGTTGCTCGGGGAGCCGTCTGTGGTGAACTCGGCTGGTACTACAGGAAATTTCAGCATGACAAACAAAGCTGCCATGGGCCTGGAATCAGGGCGTTAG
- the LOC120661084 gene encoding uncharacterized protein LOC120661084 has translation MKASIQFRDDDRPLLRAKVPVGVLGLPFLSGLAAGGDAKDLRFDLSTAFPSGPALRLSYRPNDPLQPFALSVRTGLGPLGSPARAPFALAAEFNLLSSNAPAFSLHFKPRIGDFGLASSVRSPPPPPPTPAPAQPPLAIKMADLATNGDDHERDRDAHVNGFTFAGNGFAANVAAAAGRGGGGVGALLSGMQLTTRSVLPLWNKASLRLHWGLRVPPELKAALADDGYGRKASSLAISKMPLLVMNKISIEHTPKAPSQSETDRKRKKDALPAGEGEDFSLMKRQLEALSTESTILRRAVEDLRAEIGAGKGEGRRLTAALPPPQQPFVSKPDRHFHGSGKELIDSGPKPTSAEASEGLKKALEARRK, from the coding sequence ATGAAGGCGTCAATCCAGTTCCGCGACGACGACCGGCCGCTGCTGCGCGCCAAGGTGCCGGTCGGCGTGCTGGGGCTGCCCTTCCTCTCGGGCCTCGCCGCGGGGGGCGACGCCAAGGACCTCCGCTTCGACCTCTCCACGGCGTTCCCCTCCGGCCCGGCGCTCCGCCTCTCGTACCGCCCCAACGACCCGCTCCAGCCCTTCGCGCTCTCCGTCCGCACGGGGCTCGGCCCGCTGGGGTCCCCGGCGCGCGCGCCcttcgcgctcgccgccgagtTCAACCTCCTCTCTTCCAACGCGCCCGCCTTCTCGCTCCACTTCAAGCCCCGGATCGGGGACTTCGGCCTCGCCAGCTCCGTCCGctcgccgcccccaccgccgccgacgcctgcgCCAGCCCAGCCGCCGCTGGCGATCAAGATGGCCGATCTCGCCACCAACGGCGACGACCACGAACGCGACCGCGACGCGCACGTCAACGGGTTCACCTTCGCCGGGAACGGGTTCGCGGCGAACGTCGCGGCAGccgcggggaggggcggcggcggggtgggcgCGCTGCTGTCCGGGATGCAGCTCACCACAAGGAGCGTCCTGCCGCTGTGGAACAAGGCGAGCCTGCGGTTGCACTGGGGGCTGCGTGTGCCTCCGGAGCTCAAGGCCGCACTCGCTGACGATGGGTACGGGCGCAAGGCCAGTAGCCTCGCCATCAGCAAGATGCCACTGCTGGTGATGAATAAGATCAGCATCGAGCACACGCCCAAGGCACCTTCACAGTCGGAAACtgacaggaagaggaagaaagacGCGCTGCCAGCAGGCGAGGGAGAGGATTTTTCATTGATGAAGAGGCAGCTCGAGGCGCTGAGCACCGAGAGCACAATACTGCGGCGTGCCGTAGAGGACCTGCGTGCTGAGATCGGGGCCGGCAAAGGCGAGGGTCGCAGGCTGACAGCGGCACTGCCTCCTCCGCAACAGCCGTTTGTGTCCAAACCGGATCGCCATTTCCATGGCAGTGGGAAGGAACTGATTGACAGTGGACCGAAACCAACCTCGGCTGAAGCAAGCGAGGGGTTGAAGAAGGCGCTTGAGGCCCGCCGGAAGTGA
- the LOC120661085 gene encoding AT-hook motif nuclear-localized protein 10-like isoform X1, which yields MMEVRPSSEQGVMPAREPFGLPKNPPTPPSSGGLQSLRMAFTTDGTPVFAPVSSAPPATATYQPLGGGAPPSLAAAGGNGGAPVHPAPAGAGEPVSKKKRGRPRKYGPDGSMSLALVPASMASAPGSAAPGASGPFSPEGAKTPNTAPSASPDGAKKRGRPKGSTNKKHVPALGNIGSAGAGFTPHVIFVKTGEDVSAKIMSFSQHGTRAVCILSANGAISNVTLRQSATSGGTVTYEGRFEILSLSGSFLVSENGGHRSRTGGLSVSLAGPDGRVLGGSVAGLLTAASPVQIVAGSFNTHGKKEPPKQQQQLAPSPSDTSPAPLKVAPAAAPSSPPSRGTMSLSESSGGPPSPPHAGASASTGGGSHGQQQHQSSGGFSGASWK from the exons ATGATGGAGGTGAGGCCGTCTTCGGAGCAAGGGGTGATGCCGGCAAGGGAGCCGTTCGGGCTCCCGAAAaacccgccgacgccgccgtcctccggcGGCCTGCAGAGCCTGCGCATGGCGTTCACCACGGACGGCACCCCCGTCTTCGCCCCGgtgagctccgcgccgccggcgacggcgacgtacCAGCCCTTGGGTGGCGGGGCCCCTCCTAGCTTGGCTGCCGCAGGAGGCAATGGCGGAGCGCCGGTGCACCCGGCTCCCGCTGGCGCTGGTGAGCCGGTGTCCAAGAAGAAGCGTGGCCGGCCAAGGAAGTACGGCCCCGACGGCTCCATGTCGCTGGCATTGGTGCCCGCGTCGATGGCTTCGGCGCCGGGGTCCGCGGCTCCCGGCGCCTCCGGGCCTTTCTCGCCTGAAGGCGCCAAGACGCCGAACACTGCGCCGTCAGCGTCGCCGGACGGGGCGAAGAAGCGGGGCCGGCCGAAGGGCTCCACCAACAAGAAGCACGTGCCTGCTCTTGGTAATATTG GCTCAGCAGGGGCTGGATTTACACCTCATGTTATTTTTGTTAAAACCGGCGAG GACGTGTCAGCAAAGATCATGTCGTTCTCTCAGCACGGGACGCGCGCGGTCTGCATCCTCTCAGCAAATGGCGCCATATCAAATGTGACGCTTCGGCAGTCTGCTACCTCTGGTGGAACGGTGACATACGAG GGCCGGTTCGAGATACTGTCCCTGTCCGGGTCGTTTCTTGTGTCGGAGAACGGCGGCCATCGCAGTCGAACCGGTGGGCTCAGCGTTTCGCTAGCAGGGCCTGATGGCCGTGTCCTGGGGGGTAGTGTCGCCGGACTTCTCACAGCTGCTTCACCAGTACAG ATCGTAGCGGGGAGCTTCAACACCCATGGAAAGAAGGAACcgccgaagcagcagcagcagcttgctcCGTCGCCGTCAGACACATCACCGGCGCCGCTAAAggtcgcgccggcggcggcgccgagcagcCCGCCGTCCAGAGGCACGATGAGCCTGAGCGAGTCGTCCGGCGGGCCCCCGAGCCCGCCGCACGCAGGCGCCAGCgccagcaccggcggcggcagccacgggcagcagcagcaccagtcGTCAGGGGGCTTCTCCGGCGCGTCCTGGAAATGA